In bacterium (Candidatus Blackallbacteria) CG13_big_fil_rev_8_21_14_2_50_49_14, the following are encoded in one genomic region:
- a CDS encoding cytoplasmic protein — protein MPDNLDIHRAEREFLRWIIITALWHARPYGCHERIILRAAQDMPLQITTDQLRQEMDYVEESGFCKIDKSGELWHAKITPKGTDLVDYREDCPKGIARPPKW, from the coding sequence ATGCCCGATAACTTAGATATCCACCGTGCAGAACGGGAGTTTCTTCGCTGGATTATCATCACAGCCCTGTGGCACGCCCGCCCCTATGGCTGTCATGAACGGATCATTCTTCGTGCGGCTCAGGATATGCCGTTGCAAATCACCACTGACCAATTGCGCCAAGAAATGGATTATGTCGAAGAAAGCGGCTTTTGCAAAATAGACAAAAGTGGGGAGCTTTGGCACGCTAAAATCACCCCCAAAGGCACAGATCTTGTAGATTACCGGGAAGATTGCCCCAAGGGCATTGCCCGCCCACCTAAGTGGTAA